From Vibrio aerogenes, a single genomic window includes:
- a CDS encoding outer membrane beta-barrel protein — MKGYHCRRLITGLLLFLMAGTVLAAEEQQDNSFSDGYQRHMYMGMGFALADMKEKVSGVGEASFDNILIGVHLGYQFHENFAVEARGYGNAEDDALAGISVSVDRHYALLAKGIIPLDESFRPYIIAGAGRTKFSVGGLANTENDFIYGIGFAVNNGNPVELEVEWMRIYDHNFSQVVSGTTYHGKDTVGTFHLNLIYHFPSPGH, encoded by the coding sequence ATGAAGGGATATCACTGCCGGCGGTTAATCACCGGTTTATTGCTCTTCCTGATGGCAGGCACTGTGCTGGCCGCAGAAGAGCAGCAGGATAACTCGTTTTCTGATGGTTATCAGCGGCACATGTACATGGGGATGGGATTTGCACTGGCAGATATGAAAGAAAAAGTATCCGGGGTCGGAGAAGCGAGTTTTGACAATATTCTGATTGGCGTGCATCTCGGATATCAGTTCCATGAGAATTTTGCGGTTGAAGCGCGTGGATATGGTAATGCTGAAGACGATGCGCTGGCTGGTATTTCAGTCTCTGTTGACCGGCATTACGCGCTGTTAGCAAAAGGGATTATTCCACTGGATGAATCGTTCAGGCCTTATATCATTGCCGGAGCCGGCCGGACAAAGTTTTCGGTTGGCGGACTTGCCAACACGGAGAATGATTTTATTTACGGAATTGGTTTTGCGGTCAATAACGGCAATCCGGTAGAACTGGAAGTTGAGTGGATGCGGATTTATGATCACAACTTTTCTCAGGTGGTTTCCGGAACAACTTATCATGGTAAAGATACCGTCGGTACTTTTCACCTGAATCTGATTT
- a CDS encoding TonB family protein yields MKYVLIVLMSLFFLSGCMVPVKPRQPGGELASSVPMPTVSAPADTCHTLYTCALKIRARIADHVTQGPYDKKLLAKVNFQLNDKAEVIAVRLVQSSGEKQFDQAAIRAVRQSFPMADLLRLDKQTYQHFTNLNVMIKPE; encoded by the coding sequence ATGAAATATGTGCTGATTGTTTTGATGTCTCTGTTTTTTCTCAGCGGCTGTATGGTGCCGGTGAAACCGCGTCAGCCGGGGGGCGAACTCGCCTCTTCGGTGCCGATGCCGACGGTCTCTGCGCCGGCTGACACCTGCCATACGCTCTATACCTGTGCCCTGAAGATTCGGGCCCGGATTGCCGATCATGTCACACAAGGGCCCTATGATAAAAAGCTGTTAGCCAAGGTGAACTTTCAGCTGAATGATAAAGCAGAAGTGATTGCTGTCCGGCTGGTACAAAGCAGCGGGGAAAAGCAGTTTGATCAGGCAGCGATTCGCGCGGTCAGACAAAGTTTTCCGATGGCGGATTTGTTGCGTCTGGATAAACAAACCTATCAGCATTTTACCAACCTGAATGTGATGATTAAGCCGGAATAA
- a CDS encoding IS4 family transposase encodes MHVSQALDIINHWKPNQVETLADLLPTELIEEAYQLTDTVTLRKRKLTLESMAWLLVGMAIYNDKSMADIVNMLDIVDRTGKPFVAPSALTRRRKDLGESAAKALFECTQKHWTDCANFPDWNGLTLLGVDGVIWRTEDSEENAQAFAKPTYRDGQEMQYPQVRMVCQMELSSHLITGSAFDSYAVNEMKLAEQLIESTPDNSLTLFDKGFHSLGLLHQWNATGTNRHWLIPLKKGLKYQVAQSLGRHDKLVKLKSNPKSRKLWPELAHEVTVRLITRVKDGKQYDVLTSMTDPMLYPKSDIVGLYEYRWEIELGYREQKQYMLGNRLTLRSRLPELVRQELWGILLTYNLVRYQMVQMCMNLKGDYLPYQLSFNGALAHIMRLLVGLPYSSPGAIPGQLKNFYSICESLILEPRRQRSFPRVVKPKPCKYPRKSRAAHVK; translated from the coding sequence ATGCACGTTTCTCAAGCGCTCGACATCATCAATCACTGGAAACCCAACCAAGTAGAAACTCTGGCTGACTTACTGCCAACAGAACTCATTGAAGAGGCTTACCAACTCACCGATACAGTTACCCTCAGAAAACGAAAACTCACTCTGGAGTCAATGGCATGGCTGCTCGTTGGGATGGCAATATATAATGATAAGTCGATGGCTGACATCGTCAATATGCTCGACATTGTTGATCGAACCGGTAAACCCTTTGTTGCCCCCAGTGCATTAACGAGGAGAAGAAAAGATCTTGGAGAATCTGCCGCCAAAGCTCTGTTTGAATGTACTCAAAAACACTGGACTGACTGCGCTAACTTTCCTGACTGGAATGGTCTGACCCTTTTAGGGGTGGACGGTGTAATATGGCGAACGGAGGATTCTGAAGAAAACGCTCAGGCTTTTGCCAAGCCGACTTACCGGGATGGACAGGAAATGCAATATCCTCAGGTTCGCATGGTCTGTCAGATGGAGCTCAGCAGTCATCTGATTACAGGGAGTGCCTTCGACTCTTATGCTGTCAATGAAATGAAGCTGGCTGAGCAGTTAATCGAAAGCACACCGGACAACAGCTTAACGCTCTTCGATAAAGGCTTTCACTCTCTTGGTCTGTTACATCAATGGAATGCCACAGGAACAAACAGGCACTGGCTTATCCCTTTAAAAAAAGGGCTTAAGTATCAAGTTGCTCAGTCTTTAGGCCGACACGATAAACTGGTTAAACTGAAAAGTAACCCAAAATCCCGTAAGCTCTGGCCTGAGCTTGCACATGAGGTCACCGTCCGTTTAATCACGAGAGTAAAAGACGGTAAGCAATATGATGTCTTAACCTCCATGACGGATCCAATGTTATACCCAAAATCAGATATTGTTGGTCTGTATGAATACCGATGGGAAATAGAGCTTGGCTACCGGGAGCAAAAGCAATATATGCTGGGTAACAGACTCACGCTTCGCAGTCGGTTGCCCGAACTCGTTAGGCAAGAGCTATGGGGTATTCTGCTGACTTACAATCTCGTGAGATACCAAATGGTGCAAATGTGCATGAATCTGAAAGGAGACTACTTACCTTATCAGTTGAGCTTCAACGGCGCTTTAGCCCATATAATGCGCTTATTAGTTGGGCTCCCTTATTCATCTCCAGGCGCTATCCCGGGGCAGTTGAAAAACTTCTACTCAATATGTGAAAGCTTAATCCTGGAGCCCCGAAGACAGAGATCCTTCCCCAGAGTTGTTAAGCCCAAGCCATGTAAATATCCCAGAAAAAGCAGGGCCGCTCACGTTAAGTGA
- a CDS encoding right-handed parallel beta-helix repeat-containing protein, producing MSYYAKPWVAVGLSIGVLAVAGCRSGDGQADSETVIWQAITFGQSTDLNFASTILPQKVGTNEVLVNGLPVQPGALAQDFTIESRGGKLANSHDGITFYYTKLSTGKNFTLSADVVVEQIGPETDASPNLQEGAGLMVRDVIGTARQNPQPEGHEEFPAASNMAFNQIRTYKGSDETEIQMSTSYREGIYEPWGTAGNKRTVKSYADHLLVGSQYHMTLSRNNSGFQVSVTTADGEIVRDIDGAYANIVQMIEPDYQYVGFAAARNVKMHVTNATLDIDAEAAQTVDAPRFVATPATLRVEMSSPTKTAQNEYTVQARANYSGVFSVIQDDQQIAVNKAVAAGDLLAVKTTISGDSSDFVVSYTGTESGMTGTSSKSFTVTRHTVADPAAIYVSPEGSSTAQGTASDPLTLKEALQLVAPGGTIHLLDGEYASVSLSQSVSGSEGALKSLVADGDDVVFTSRVSMDANYWHFKGMEVAQARLRIKGSHNIFEDMKVHDSPDTGFQISSGDSGRALWASDNQVINVESYNNMDSSRINADGFAAKMRVGDGNTFINCISHHNIDDGWDLFNKVEDGEDGVVTIKDSVSYSNGRTLDDDNNGNTIGNGFKLGGEGLPVAHVLENNVSYNNNMDGVTDNFNSGSLKIQHVLSVDNARFNFLIRKSPYDDSAASERTFEHNVSARVNRSSSYNDVVYAHHTSDNWLMEDGQSLSDSGEGLDQALAAEIQAAVAHDDGTAEGQRQAALALKALNDARNNSYHSK from the coding sequence GTGTCTTACTATGCCAAACCATGGGTTGCAGTTGGTTTATCTATCGGCGTTCTGGCAGTTGCCGGATGCCGCTCAGGAGACGGGCAGGCGGATTCGGAGACAGTGATCTGGCAGGCGATCACCTTCGGTCAGTCCACCGATCTGAACTTTGCATCCACCATTTTGCCACAGAAGGTCGGCACCAATGAAGTGTTAGTCAATGGTCTGCCAGTCCAGCCGGGTGCGCTGGCACAGGACTTTACCATCGAAAGCCGCGGGGGAAAACTGGCCAATTCCCATGATGGCATCACCTTTTATTATACCAAACTCAGTACCGGCAAAAACTTCACTTTGAGTGCTGATGTCGTGGTTGAGCAGATCGGTCCGGAAACCGATGCCTCGCCGAATTTGCAGGAAGGGGCCGGATTGATGGTTCGTGATGTGATTGGCACCGCCCGGCAAAATCCGCAACCTGAAGGCCATGAGGAATTTCCTGCGGCATCGAATATGGCGTTTAACCAGATCCGGACCTACAAAGGCAGCGATGAGACGGAAATTCAGATGTCCACCAGCTATCGGGAAGGGATTTATGAGCCGTGGGGGACAGCGGGGAATAAGCGGACGGTTAAATCGTATGCCGATCATCTGCTGGTGGGCAGCCAGTACCATATGACGCTGAGCCGTAATAACAGCGGTTTTCAGGTCTCTGTCACGACGGCAGATGGTGAAATCGTCCGGGACATCGATGGTGCTTATGCGAATATCGTACAGATGATCGAGCCGGATTATCAGTATGTTGGTTTTGCGGCAGCGCGGAATGTGAAGATGCATGTGACCAATGCAACACTGGACATTGATGCCGAAGCAGCACAAACCGTCGATGCGCCACGTTTTGTCGCCACACCAGCGACATTGCGGGTTGAGATGTCATCACCCACAAAAACCGCACAAAATGAATATACCGTGCAGGCCCGGGCCAATTACAGCGGGGTGTTTTCGGTGATTCAGGATGACCAGCAAATTGCCGTGAATAAAGCAGTCGCTGCGGGCGATCTGCTGGCGGTGAAAACCACCATCAGTGGTGACAGCAGCGATTTTGTTGTGAGTTATACCGGCACCGAAAGCGGAATGACCGGGACCAGCAGCAAATCTTTCACCGTGACGCGGCATACTGTCGCCGACCCGGCAGCAATTTATGTCTCGCCCGAAGGCAGCAGCACGGCACAAGGCACAGCATCAGACCCGCTGACACTGAAAGAAGCGCTTCAGCTTGTCGCACCGGGTGGCACGATCCATCTGCTGGATGGTGAGTATGCTTCCGTCTCGCTGTCGCAGTCAGTCAGTGGTTCGGAAGGTGCGCTGAAAAGTCTGGTGGCTGACGGCGATGATGTGGTATTCACCAGCCGGGTGTCGATGGACGCAAATTACTGGCATTTTAAAGGAATGGAAGTGGCACAAGCGCGCTTGCGTATTAAAGGCAGTCACAACATCTTTGAAGATATGAAAGTGCATGATTCTCCGGATACCGGATTCCAGATCAGCTCCGGTGACAGCGGGCGGGCGCTTTGGGCCAGTGATAACCAGGTGATCAATGTTGAAAGCTATAACAATATGGACAGTTCACGAATTAATGCCGACGGCTTTGCCGCCAAAATGCGGGTCGGGGACGGGAATACGTTCATCAACTGTATTTCTCACCACAACATTGATGATGGCTGGGATCTGTTTAATAAGGTTGAAGACGGGGAAGACGGCGTGGTGACCATTAAAGACTCTGTGTCATACAGCAACGGGCGCACGCTGGATGATGATAACAACGGTAATACCATCGGTAATGGTTTTAAACTTGGTGGGGAAGGATTACCGGTTGCCCATGTCCTGGAAAATAATGTTTCCTATAACAACAATATGGATGGGGTCACGGATAACTTTAACTCTGGTTCCCTGAAGATTCAGCATGTGTTGTCTGTGGATAATGCGCGGTTTAATTTCTTAATCCGTAAAAGTCCGTACGATGACAGTGCAGCGAGTGAGCGAACCTTTGAACATAACGTGTCGGCACGGGTGAACCGGAGCAGCAGCTACAACGATGTGGTCTATGCGCACCACACCAGTGATAACTGGTTGATGGAAGATGGTCAATCCCTCAGTGATAGTGGTGAAGGGTTGGATCAGGCGCTGGCAGCAGAGATTCAGGCGGCCGTGGCGCATGATGACGGTACAGCCGAAGGGCAGCGTCAGGCAGCACTGGCACTGAAGGCGCTGAATGATGCCAGAAATAACTCATACCATTCTAAGTAA